Proteins from one Chaetodon auriga isolate fChaAug3 chromosome 19, fChaAug3.hap1, whole genome shotgun sequence genomic window:
- the LOC143338168 gene encoding uncharacterized protein LOC143338168, with amino-acid sequence MQFRHQVTSRTSLQIPPQPQTAVLRNQHSILQDTVQPVFQAIVNSKRGMEEPLQTPPPPRTCNSPGPAGKPCWSLDVRVAVLLVTLAGAVILLLLYRLLQLRHRLRLARARHALEYYSFFHSATYTLKHPAPRQDLPTKNGTVPEATPPVQTVPTVTPTVITPLPPPPVPSPPPLPLPPPPALPPPPLHPPASVPPTPPVLAFPLPLPVIHTTPPSPHLSWGACSDADVYSRIGAFRPSRLSSLSNQSKVILFEHSSL; translated from the exons ATGCAGTTTAGACATCAGGTCACGAGCAGAACCTCTCTCCAGATCCCTCCCCAGCCTCAGACTGCTGTACTGAGAAACCAGCATTCAATCCTGCAGGACACCGTTCAGCCCGTCTTCCAGGCCATCGTCAATTCAAAGCGGGGTATGGAGGAACCCCTCCAGACACCACCGCCGCCCAGGACCTGCAACTCACCTGGACCTGCTGGGAAACCCTGCTGGAGCTTGGATGTGAGGGTGGCCGTGCTTCTGGTGACGCTGGCTGGAGCTGTAATCCTGCTACTGCTGTACAGACTCTTACAGCTGAGACACAG GCTGAGGTTGGCCAGGGCGAGGCACGCTCTGGAGTACTACAGCTTCTTCCACTCCGCCACCTACACCCTCAAACACCCAGCACCACGTCAGGACCTGCCAACCAAGAACGGGACGGTCCCTGAAGCTACTCCACCTGTCCAAACTGTACCCACGGTGACACCCACCGTCATCACCCCACTTCCACCCCCACCAGTGCCTTCTCCACCCCCGCTGCCACTCCCCCCACCTCCTGCACTACCTCCACCACCACTCCACCCTCCAGCTTCTGTTCCTCCAACACCTCCTGTCCTGgccttccctctccctctacCTGTGATCCACACCACCCCGCCCAGCCCTCACCTGTCGTGGGGCGCCTGCTCAGATGCAGATGTGTACTCTCGGATTGGAGCTTTCAGGCCCTCCAGGCTCTCCAGCCTCTCCAACCAATCGAAAGTCATCCTGTTTGAACACTcgtctctctga